One genomic region from Pseudoduganella lutea encodes:
- a CDS encoding PEP-CTERM sorting domain-containing protein, which produces MKSLAYHLLAASVLAGMAQGAAASATSTGGIGAVTITLVDLAPDDGIAPSIVFAPDMGENSGGTVSGELRSWTGDDESFREFRSVGSGLASSVSAGRDTPMASASGSIAGLAGAGFSALAAQGQAGSGAAARGSYDVTVQSAWAGFTLSANTAVYFSASGWAQGTTSTGGDPTTGWDEAGGALVGLGAAGFDSGGTLVWDDDEHIATASYTLDGAGNVHGDAQSWTGLLSVSFSNTTNASVDGIFTGEARAFGHSAVSAVPEPATGLMLLGGLGLVGAIARRRATREAA; this is translated from the coding sequence ATGAAAAGCTTGGCATACCACCTGCTGGCCGCATCGGTGCTGGCGGGAATGGCGCAAGGCGCCGCCGCGAGCGCCACGAGCACGGGCGGCATTGGCGCGGTCACCATCACACTCGTCGACCTCGCGCCGGACGATGGCATCGCGCCGTCGATCGTGTTCGCTCCGGACATGGGAGAGAACAGCGGCGGCACGGTGAGCGGCGAACTGCGCTCATGGACGGGCGACGACGAAAGCTTCCGCGAATTCCGCAGCGTGGGCTCCGGCCTGGCGTCATCGGTCAGCGCCGGACGCGATACCCCCATGGCTTCGGCCAGCGGCAGTATTGCGGGCCTGGCTGGCGCGGGCTTCTCCGCATTGGCCGCGCAAGGCCAGGCCGGCAGCGGCGCCGCGGCGCGTGGTTCATACGACGTGACGGTGCAGAGCGCGTGGGCAGGCTTCACGCTGTCCGCCAATACGGCCGTGTACTTCTCGGCCAGCGGCTGGGCGCAGGGTACGACATCGACCGGCGGCGACCCGACCACGGGCTGGGACGAAGCCGGCGGCGCGCTGGTGGGTCTCGGCGCGGCAGGCTTCGACAGCGGCGGCACGCTCGTGTGGGACGACGACGAACACATCGCCACCGCGAGCTACACGCTCGACGGCGCCGGCAACGTGCACGGCGATGCGCAATCGTGGACGGGCCTGCTGTCGGTCTCGTTCAGCAACACCACCAACGCCAGCGTGGACGGCATCTTCACGGGAGAGGCCCGTGCGTTCGGCCATTCGGCCGTCTCCGCCGTGCCCGAACCCGCGACAGGCCTGATGCTGCTCGGCGGCCTGGGCCTCGTCGGTGCCATCGCCCGCCGCCGCGCGACAAGGGAGGCCGCATGA
- the lpxC gene encoding UDP-3-O-acyl-N-acetylglucosamine deacetylase, whose protein sequence is MLKQRTIKEQVRTTGVGVHSGTKVELTLRPAPPDTGIIFSRVDLQPPVVFPVGPMEIGDTRMATVMIREGARVSTIEHLMSACAGLGIDNLYIDVTAEEIPIMDGSASSFVYLLQQAGLEEQAAPKKFIRIKKPVEVREGQGAGEKWARLVPHNGFKLDFFIEFNHPAVDGTAQRAQIDFGSQSYIQAVARARTFGFMQDVEMLRGIGLARGGSLENAIVMDEYRILNPDGLRYDDEFVRHKILDAIGDLYVIGHPLVCAYEAHKSGHALNNKLLRELLANPDAYEFVTYDSADEAPPSYARQLEQEWAYN, encoded by the coding sequence ATGCTGAAACAACGAACCATCAAAGAACAAGTCCGCACCACAGGTGTCGGCGTGCACTCCGGCACCAAGGTCGAACTGACATTGCGCCCGGCGCCGCCCGATACGGGCATCATCTTTTCCCGCGTGGACCTGCAGCCGCCGGTCGTATTCCCGGTCGGCCCGATGGAAATCGGCGATACCCGCATGGCCACCGTGATGATCAGGGAAGGCGCCCGCGTGTCGACGATCGAACACCTGATGTCCGCCTGCGCGGGCCTGGGCATCGACAACCTCTACATCGACGTGACCGCCGAGGAAATCCCGATCATGGATGGCTCGGCGTCGTCGTTCGTCTACCTGCTGCAGCAGGCGGGCCTCGAAGAGCAGGCCGCGCCGAAGAAATTCATCCGCATCAAGAAGCCTGTCGAAGTGCGCGAAGGGCAGGGCGCGGGCGAGAAGTGGGCGCGGCTGGTGCCGCACAATGGCTTCAAGCTGGACTTCTTCATCGAATTCAACCACCCGGCCGTCGATGGCACGGCGCAGCGCGCGCAGATCGATTTCGGCAGCCAGTCCTATATCCAGGCGGTGGCGCGGGCGCGCACGTTCGGCTTCATGCAGGACGTGGAAATGCTGCGCGGGATCGGCCTGGCGCGCGGCGGCTCGCTGGAAAACGCGATCGTGATGGATGAGTACCGCATCCTGAATCCGGACGGGCTGCGCTACGACGATGAATTCGTGCGCCACAAGATCCTCGATGCGATCGGCGACCTGTATGTGATCGGCCATCCGCTGGTCTGCGCGTACGAAGCGCACAAATCCGGCCATGCGCTGAACAACAAGCTGCTGCGCGAGCTGCTGGCCAATCCGGATGCCTACGAGTTCGTCACCTATGATTCGGCCGACGAGGCGCCGCCATCGTATGCGCGGCAGCTCGAGCAGGAGTGGGCGTACAACTAA
- the argJ gene encoding bifunctional glutamate N-acetyltransferase/amino-acid acetyltransferase ArgJ — protein MAVNSPIPVAAELKPVAGIEIGYAEAGIKKPNRKDVLVMKLAEGATVAGVFTLNRFCAAPVQISKDNLAAAKAGGKPIRALLVNTGNANAGTGEAGMANARATCDALAAELGLDAQQILPFSTGVILEPLPVAKIKAGLPAAVQNLKADNWFNAAEGIMTTDTQPKAGSRTVTIGGHAVTLTGISKGAGMIKPNMATMLGYLAFDAKVAQPVLDVLVKEVADKSFNCITIDGDTSTNDSFILMATGAGTLAVDSVDSPAYRELAAAVTELSVFLAQAIVRDGEGATKFITISVEEGESVEECRKIAYSIGHSPLVKTAFFASDPNLGRILAAIGYAGVELDVSKINMWLDDVWVAKDGGRNPDYKEEDGQRVMKQSEITVRVKLARGSAAATVYTCDLSHDYVSINADYRS, from the coding sequence ATGGCCGTCAATTCCCCCATTCCTGTCGCCGCAGAACTGAAACCTGTCGCCGGTATCGAGATCGGCTATGCCGAGGCCGGGATCAAGAAACCGAACCGCAAGGATGTGCTGGTGATGAAGCTGGCCGAGGGGGCCACCGTTGCCGGCGTGTTCACGCTGAACCGTTTCTGCGCGGCGCCCGTGCAGATTTCCAAGGACAACCTGGCGGCGGCGAAGGCCGGCGGCAAGCCGATCCGTGCACTGCTCGTCAACACGGGCAACGCCAATGCGGGCACCGGCGAGGCGGGCATGGCCAATGCCCGCGCCACCTGCGACGCGCTGGCGGCCGAACTGGGCCTCGATGCGCAGCAGATCCTGCCATTCTCCACGGGCGTGATCCTGGAGCCATTGCCGGTCGCGAAGATCAAGGCCGGCCTGCCGGCCGCCGTGCAGAACCTGAAGGCCGACAACTGGTTCAACGCGGCCGAAGGCATCATGACCACCGACACGCAGCCGAAGGCCGGCTCGCGCACGGTCACGATCGGCGGCCATGCCGTCACGCTCACGGGCATCAGCAAGGGCGCCGGCATGATCAAGCCGAACATGGCCACGATGCTCGGCTACCTCGCGTTCGACGCGAAGGTGGCGCAGCCCGTGCTCGACGTGCTGGTGAAGGAAGTGGCCGACAAGTCGTTCAACTGCATCACGATCGATGGCGACACGTCCACCAACGACTCGTTCATCCTGATGGCCACCGGTGCCGGCACGCTGGCAGTGGATTCGGTCGATTCGCCCGCATACCGCGAACTGGCGGCCGCGGTGACCGAACTGTCCGTGTTCCTGGCCCAGGCCATCGTGCGCGACGGCGAAGGCGCCACCAAGTTCATCACGATCTCCGTGGAAGAGGGCGAGTCCGTCGAGGAATGCCGCAAGATCGCCTATTCGATCGGCCATTCGCCGCTGGTGAAGACGGCGTTCTTTGCTTCCGACCCGAACCTGGGCCGTATCCTCGCCGCGATCGGCTATGCGGGCGTGGAGCTCGATGTCTCGAAGATCAACATGTGGCTCGATGACGTGTGGGTGGCGAAAGACGGCGGCCGCAATCCCGACTACAAGGAAGAAGACGGCCAGCGCGTGATGAAGCAGAGCGAGATCACCGTGCGCGTGAAACTGGCGCGCGGCAGCGCCGCCGCCACCGTGTACACGTGCGACCTGTCGCACGACTACGTGTCGATCAACGCGGATTACCGTTCCTGA
- a CDS encoding DMT family transporter, translated as MVIAVAMFSIMDTAMKLLAARYPAMQVTVLRAFSSMPLVCAYVAYRGGFRGIFKVRWPLQLLRGALGIGMLTMFAYGLKSLPLSEAYSVFFIAPALITALSVFILGERVDAMQWLAIGVGLVGVLVVLRPEGTSFISVAGLAILGSAACYAVSAIASRILSRTDSNEQIMFWLLVMIGGGALPLAWPGWVPLQWSDWPVIATLALSGFLGQLAITKAFSIGKASIVAPFEYTALAWGVAIDWALWSTLPDRWTLVGAAIIIGSGIYLVRREAVHSEAEHP; from the coding sequence ATGGTCATCGCCGTTGCAATGTTCTCGATCATGGACACGGCCATGAAACTGCTGGCTGCCCGCTATCCGGCCATGCAGGTGACGGTATTGCGCGCGTTTTCATCGATGCCGCTGGTGTGTGCCTACGTTGCCTACCGCGGCGGATTCCGCGGCATTTTCAAGGTGCGATGGCCGCTGCAGCTGCTGCGCGGCGCGCTGGGGATCGGCATGCTCACCATGTTCGCCTATGGCCTCAAATCGCTGCCGCTGTCGGAAGCGTATTCGGTGTTCTTCATCGCGCCGGCGCTGATCACGGCGCTGTCGGTATTCATCCTGGGCGAGCGCGTCGACGCGATGCAGTGGCTGGCGATCGGCGTCGGCCTGGTCGGCGTGCTTGTCGTGCTGCGGCCCGAGGGCACCAGCTTCATTTCCGTGGCCGGGCTGGCCATCCTGGGCTCGGCGGCATGCTACGCGGTGTCCGCGATCGCCAGCCGGATCCTGTCGCGCACCGATTCGAATGAACAGATCATGTTCTGGCTGCTGGTGATGATCGGTGGCGGGGCGCTGCCGCTGGCGTGGCCGGGATGGGTGCCGCTGCAGTGGAGCGACTGGCCCGTGATCGCCACCCTGGCGCTCTCCGGCTTCCTGGGCCAGCTGGCGATCACCAAGGCATTCAGCATCGGCAAGGCATCGATCGTGGCGCCGTTCGAGTACACCGCGCTGGCGTGGGGCGTGGCGATCGACTGGGCCTTGTGGAGCACCTTGCCGGACCGGTGGACCCTGGTGGGTGCCGCGATCATCATCGGCAGCGGCATCTACCTCGTGCGGCGCGAGGCTGTGCACAGCGAGGCCGAACACCCGTGA
- a CDS encoding GNAT family N-acetyltransferase has protein sequence MTNEAAGKALAIRDAQSTDHTALARLLHELGYESTPGQVRARLEALASSPADRVLVAELQGEVVGCISLHALPLFHTAGHLGRITSMVVDERYRSEGIGAALIAAAERWFVSAGCVKLEVTSSDRRLDAHRFYERHGLSRDGQRLARSIRL, from the coding sequence ATGACGAACGAAGCCGCCGGCAAGGCCCTGGCGATACGCGATGCGCAGTCCACCGATCACACGGCCCTGGCGCGCCTGTTGCACGAGTTGGGATACGAGTCGACACCCGGACAGGTCCGTGCAAGGCTGGAGGCACTGGCCTCCAGCCCGGCCGACCGGGTACTGGTGGCCGAGCTGCAAGGCGAAGTCGTCGGCTGCATCAGCCTGCACGCGCTGCCGCTGTTCCACACCGCCGGCCACCTGGGGCGCATCACCAGCATGGTCGTCGACGAGCGGTACCGGAGCGAGGGCATCGGCGCCGCGCTGATCGCCGCTGCCGAGCGCTGGTTTGTGTCGGCCGGCTGCGTGAAACTGGAAGTGACGAGCAGCGACCGGCGGCTCGATGCGCACCGCTTCTACGAGCGGCATGGCCTTTCGCGCGATGGGCAGCGGCTGGCCCGTAGTATCCGCCTGTAA
- a CDS encoding SET domain-containing protein, producing the protein MTKPTKKPKVSPVFEVHDSPIHGKGVFARRAIPAGTRIIEYTGEIVDWDETCRRTAEKGGPINHTFFFTLNNGLLIDGGAGGNDSRFINHSCDPNCEAMEEDDRVFIHALRDIEKGEELRYNYGLIYDERHTPAVKKAFECRCGAPNCTGIMLAPKKRSRGKKAAP; encoded by the coding sequence ATGACCAAGCCCACCAAGAAACCGAAAGTATCTCCCGTCTTCGAAGTGCATGATTCGCCGATCCACGGCAAGGGTGTCTTCGCCCGCCGCGCCATTCCGGCCGGTACCCGGATCATCGAATACACCGGTGAAATCGTCGACTGGGATGAAACATGCCGCCGCACCGCCGAGAAGGGCGGCCCGATCAACCACACGTTCTTCTTCACGCTGAACAACGGCCTGTTGATCGACGGCGGCGCCGGCGGCAACGACTCGCGCTTCATCAACCACTCGTGCGACCCGAATTGCGAAGCGATGGAAGAAGACGACCGCGTCTTCATCCACGCACTGCGCGACATCGAAAAAGGCGAGGAGCTGCGCTACAACTATGGCCTGATCTACGACGAACGCCATACTCCCGCCGTGAAGAAGGCGTTTGAATGCCGTTGCGGCGCGCCGAACTGCACCGGCATCATGCTGGCGCCGAAAAAGCGCAGCCGCGGGAAGAAGGCGGCACCATAA
- the secA gene encoding preprotein translocase subunit SecA — protein MSLLTAIFGSRNQRLLKQYQKTVKAINALEPEYEKLSDAELQAKTPAFKERVAAGEALDDLLVEAFAVCREASKRVFKMRHFDVQLLGGMVLHYGKIAEMRTGEGKTLTATLPAYLNALSGKGVHIVTVNDYLAQRDAETMGKLYRWLGLTTGVNLGQMEHSVKQQAYASDITYGTNNEFGFDYLRDNMVFDIRDRVQRGLNYAIVDEVDSILIDEARTPLIISGQAENHTDLYHKINEVPKMLTLQIGEEKPDGKGSIEVPGDYTKDEKSHQVLLTEAGHEKAEAILTQMGLLPEGASLYDSANITLVHHLYAALRAHALYHKDQHYVVQHGEVVIVDEFTGRMMTGRRWSDGLHQAVEAKEGVKIQNENQTLASITFQNYFRMYAKLSGMTGTADTEAFEFQDIYGLETVVIPPNRPSARKDRQDQVYKSAQEKYQAMVADIRDCYDRGQPVLVGTTSIENSELLASILDKAKLPHNVLNAKQHAREAEIIAQAGSPKAITIATNMAGRGTDIVLGGSLENQIKLLEADANLSEADKEAKIKQLRDGWQALHEQVVAAGGLHIIGTERHESRRVDNQLRGRSGRQGDPGSSRFYLSLDDPLLRIFAGDRVRAIMDRLKMPEGEPIEAGIVTRSIESAQRKVEARNFDIRKQLLEYDDVSNDQRKVIYQQRNELLEATEIAEMIQNLRHGVFTDLVRQHVPEESVEEQWDVPALQATLASEWQIDVPLAEMLEKESNLTDEDLVERVVAAADEQYNAKIAIVGKEAFGGFERSVMLQSVDTHWREHLAALDHLRQGIHLRGYAQKNPKQEYKREAFELFAQMLDLIKNEVVRQVMTVRIQSREEVEAAEAALAVTHLENVSFQHADFDPSAAPEELLAPTAHPAGMPEAQVQMGAKVGRNDPCPCGSGKKYKACHGKLA, from the coding sequence ATGTCCTTACTGACCGCGATTTTCGGCAGCCGTAATCAACGGCTGCTCAAGCAATACCAAAAAACCGTCAAAGCAATCAACGCTCTCGAACCCGAGTACGAAAAGCTGTCGGACGCCGAATTGCAGGCCAAGACGCCCGCCTTCAAGGAACGCGTGGCGGCCGGCGAAGCGCTGGACGATTTGCTGGTCGAGGCGTTCGCCGTGTGCCGCGAAGCATCCAAGCGCGTGTTCAAGATGCGCCACTTCGACGTCCAGCTGCTGGGCGGCATGGTCCTGCATTACGGGAAGATCGCCGAGATGCGCACCGGTGAAGGCAAGACGCTGACGGCAACCCTGCCGGCCTACCTGAACGCGCTGTCCGGCAAGGGCGTGCACATCGTGACGGTCAACGATTATCTGGCCCAGCGCGATGCCGAAACGATGGGCAAGCTGTACCGCTGGCTCGGCCTGACCACGGGTGTCAACCTCGGCCAGATGGAGCACTCGGTCAAGCAGCAGGCGTATGCCTCGGACATCACCTACGGCACCAACAACGAATTCGGTTTCGACTACCTGCGCGACAACATGGTGTTCGATATCCGCGATCGCGTGCAGCGCGGCCTGAACTACGCGATCGTCGACGAAGTCGACTCGATCCTGATCGACGAAGCCCGTACGCCGCTGATCATTTCCGGCCAGGCCGAGAACCACACGGACCTGTACCACAAGATCAATGAAGTGCCGAAGATGCTGACCCTGCAGATCGGCGAGGAAAAGCCGGACGGCAAGGGCAGTATCGAAGTGCCGGGCGACTACACGAAGGACGAAAAGTCGCACCAGGTGCTGCTGACCGAAGCCGGCCACGAAAAGGCCGAAGCGATCCTCACGCAGATGGGCCTGCTGCCGGAAGGCGCCTCGCTGTACGACTCCGCCAACATCACGCTGGTGCACCACCTGTATGCGGCGCTGCGCGCGCATGCGCTGTACCACAAGGACCAGCACTACGTGGTGCAGCACGGCGAAGTCGTCATCGTCGACGAATTCACGGGCCGCATGATGACGGGCCGCCGCTGGTCCGATGGCCTGCACCAGGCCGTGGAAGCCAAGGAAGGCGTGAAGATCCAGAACGAGAACCAGACGCTGGCCTCGATCACGTTCCAGAACTACTTCCGCATGTATGCCAAGCTGTCGGGCATGACCGGTACCGCCGATACGGAAGCATTCGAATTCCAGGACATCTACGGCCTCGAGACCGTGGTGATCCCGCCGAACCGTCCGTCCGCCCGCAAGGACAGGCAGGACCAGGTGTACAAGTCGGCGCAGGAAAAATACCAGGCGATGGTTGCCGACATCCGCGACTGCTACGACCGCGGCCAGCCGGTGCTGGTGGGTACCACGTCGATCGAGAACTCGGAGCTGCTGGCGTCCATCCTCGACAAGGCCAAGCTGCCGCATAACGTGCTGAACGCGAAACAGCACGCCCGCGAAGCGGAAATCATCGCCCAGGCGGGTTCGCCGAAAGCAATCACCATCGCCACCAACATGGCTGGCCGTGGTACCGATATCGTGCTGGGCGGCAGCCTGGAAAACCAGATCAAGCTGCTCGAGGCCGACGCGAACCTGTCGGAAGCCGACAAGGAAGCGAAGATCAAGCAACTGCGCGATGGCTGGCAGGCACTGCACGAGCAGGTGGTGGCGGCCGGCGGCCTGCACATCATCGGCACCGAGCGCCATGAATCGCGCCGGGTGGACAATCAGCTGCGCGGCCGTTCCGGCCGCCAGGGCGACCCGGGCTCGTCGCGCTTCTACCTGTCGCTGGACGATCCGCTCTTGCGCATCTTCGCCGGCGACCGCGTGCGCGCCATCATGGATCGCCTGAAGATGCCGGAAGGCGAACCGATCGAAGCGGGCATCGTCACCCGTTCCATCGAATCGGCGCAGCGCAAGGTCGAGGCCCGCAACTTCGACATCCGCAAGCAGCTGCTCGAATACGACGACGTGTCCAACGACCAGCGCAAGGTGATCTACCAGCAGCGTAACGAGCTGCTGGAGGCGACCGAGATCGCCGAGATGATCCAGAACCTGCGCCACGGCGTATTCACCGATCTGGTGCGCCAGCACGTGCCGGAAGAATCCGTGGAAGAGCAGTGGGACGTGCCGGCCCTGCAGGCCACGCTGGCATCCGAGTGGCAGATCGACGTGCCACTGGCCGAGATGCTGGAAAAGGAATCGAACCTGACCGACGAAGACCTCGTCGAGCGCGTGGTGGCCGCGGCGGACGAGCAGTACAACGCCAAGATCGCCATCGTCGGCAAGGAAGCGTTCGGCGGCTTCGAGCGCAGCGTGATGCTGCAGTCAGTGGACACCCACTGGCGCGAACACCTGGCCGCGCTGGACCACCTGCGCCAGGGTATCCACCTGCGCGGCTACGCGCAGAAGAACCCGAAGCAGGAGTACAAGCGCGAAGCGTTCGAACTGTTCGCCCAGATGCTGGACCTGATCAAGAACGAAGTGGTGCGCCAGGTGATGACGGTGCGCATCCAGTCGCGCGAGGAAGTGGAAGCGGCCGAAGCGGCACTGGCCGTCACGCACCTGGAAAACGTCTCCTTCCAGCACGCCGACTTCGATCCGAGCGCGGCACCGGAAGAACTGCTGGCACCCACGGCACACCCGGCCGGCATGCCGGAAGCGCAGGTGCAGATGGGGGCAAAGGTCGGCCGCAACGATCCATGCCCTTGCGGCAGCGGCAAGAAGTACAAGGCTTGCCACGGCAAGCTGGCTTGA
- a CDS encoding FxDxF family PEP-CTERM protein: protein MKRLILASSLLLAATGALAAASSTVHINGVTITLTDLDLNDGIAASATMMHGSQPYLNIGSASFDPAYSNDAQAGIGTHGASQLHADVGTTFSHSSATIAGQPSIVGYSSIALEGAALSSAVGYGEYGATAAPYTAMNVQVAANTRVTVTFDASIDVATTVGLDAAGNAERAMGRILMAFDGLDADGAWVIDEQFQELVAGYRVDNAGNVLGDTLHWDGQLSVSFANWTGSDTVATLYSEGVIGGSSVVSAVPEPATYGMLLGGLALLGVAARRKKAAC, encoded by the coding sequence ATGAAACGCCTGATCCTTGCTTCTTCCCTGCTGCTGGCCGCGACCGGCGCCCTGGCCGCCGCCAGCAGCACCGTGCACATCAACGGCGTGACGATCACGCTGACCGACCTGGACCTGAACGACGGCATCGCCGCATCGGCCACGATGATGCATGGCAGCCAGCCCTATCTCAACATCGGCAGCGCCAGCTTCGATCCGGCCTACAGCAACGATGCGCAAGCCGGCATCGGCACGCATGGCGCCAGCCAGCTGCACGCCGATGTGGGCACCACGTTCTCGCACTCGTCCGCCACGATCGCCGGCCAGCCGTCGATCGTCGGCTATTCCAGCATCGCGCTGGAGGGTGCGGCGCTGAGCTCCGCCGTGGGCTATGGTGAATACGGCGCGACCGCGGCGCCCTACACGGCGATGAACGTGCAGGTCGCGGCAAACACGCGGGTGACGGTAACGTTCGACGCCAGCATCGACGTGGCGACGACGGTGGGCCTCGACGCGGCCGGCAACGCCGAGCGCGCAATGGGCCGCATCCTGATGGCGTTCGACGGACTCGACGCCGATGGCGCCTGGGTCATCGACGAACAGTTCCAGGAACTTGTCGCCGGCTACCGGGTCGACAATGCCGGCAATGTGCTTGGCGACACCTTGCACTGGGATGGCCAACTGTCCGTCAGCTTCGCGAACTGGACCGGCAGCGACACGGTCGCCACGCTGTACAGCGAGGGAGTCATCGGTGGCAGTTCGGTGGTGAGCGCGGTGCCCGAACCGGCCACGTACGGGATGCTGCTGGGCGGACTTGCTCTGCTGGGCGTTGCGGCGCGACGCAAGAAGGCCGCGTGCTGA
- a CDS encoding peroxiredoxin: protein MTIKIGDKLPEGSLSEFIEVETEGCSLGPNTFNVQELAAGKKIAIFGLPGAYTPTCSAKHVPGFVEHAEAFKAKGVDEIWCISVNDAFVMGAWGREQKATNIVRMMADGNAAFTKSLGLDADFSKFGMGTRSQRYSMLVEDGVVTQLNVEQGGKFEVSNAETLLGQV from the coding sequence ATGACCATCAAGATCGGCGACAAACTGCCGGAAGGCTCGCTGTCCGAATTCATCGAAGTCGAAACCGAAGGCTGCTCGCTGGGCCCGAACACGTTCAACGTGCAGGAACTGGCCGCCGGCAAGAAGATCGCAATCTTCGGCCTGCCGGGCGCCTACACGCCCACCTGCTCGGCCAAGCACGTGCCCGGCTTCGTGGAGCATGCCGAAGCCTTCAAGGCCAAGGGCGTGGACGAGATCTGGTGCATCTCGGTGAACGACGCGTTCGTGATGGGCGCCTGGGGCCGCGAGCAGAAAGCCACGAACATCGTGCGCATGATGGCCGACGGTAACGCCGCCTTCACGAAGTCGCTGGGCCTGGATGCGGACTTCTCGAAGTTCGGCATGGGCACGCGCTCGCAGCGCTACTCGATGCTGGTCGAGGATGGCGTCGTCACGCAGCTGAACGTGGAGCAGGGCGGCAAGTTCGAAGTGTCGAACGCGGAGACGCTGCTGGGCCAGGTTTAA
- a CDS encoding DciA family protein produces the protein MLEFLNKRRLKKARFATSPRACGKKTCDFSTGVHWDGCRKDNSQKGTKPLPEYPPAAAQCPPRRRCSAADAARTARLCYVSRMRFNAFSPTRQNRNAVDATDFLRRNDHLAALLPAVQRMARLQQDCAKVLPTAFGFCDIISFEAGQLVLSTPNTSVAAKLKQQLPKLQEALAAKGWQIDNIRLKVQMMKAMSAPPPERRQLVIPEVGVDSFAQLSETLEPTKQNAALIAALKNLVAHRR, from the coding sequence ATGCTTGAATTCTTGAATAAACGCCGTTTAAAAAAAGCTCGCTTCGCGACCTCGCCCAGAGCCTGTGGCAAAAAGACCTGTGATTTTAGCACGGGGGTACATTGGGATGGCTGCCGGAAAGACAATAGCCAAAAGGGAACGAAGCCCTTGCCCGAATATCCGCCCGCAGCGGCCCAGTGTCCGCCAAGGCGCCGCTGCAGCGCCGCCGATGCTGCGCGCACGGCGCGGCTATGCTATGTTTCGCGCATGCGATTCAATGCCTTCAGCCCGACCCGTCAGAACCGGAATGCCGTGGATGCCACGGATTTCCTGCGCCGCAACGACCACCTGGCGGCACTGCTGCCGGCCGTGCAGCGCATGGCCCGGTTGCAGCAGGACTGCGCGAAAGTCCTGCCGACCGCATTCGGCTTCTGCGACATCATTTCGTTCGAGGCTGGCCAGCTGGTGCTGTCCACGCCGAACACATCGGTCGCAGCCAAGCTTAAACAGCAATTGCCAAAACTGCAAGAAGCACTCGCGGCCAAGGGGTGGCAGATCGACAACATCCGCCTGAAGGTGCAGATGATGAAGGCAATGTCCGCGCCGCCACCGGAAAGGCGCCAGCTGGTCATTCCCGAGGTGGGGGTCGATTCGTTCGCCCAGCTGTCGGAAACGCTCGAGCCGACGAAACAGAATGCCGCGTTGATCGCGGCGCTGAAGAACCTGGTGGCGCACCGGCGCTGA